From a single Candoia aspera isolate rCanAsp1 chromosome 2, rCanAsp1.hap2, whole genome shotgun sequence genomic region:
- the SOAT2 gene encoding sterol O-acyltransferase 2 isoform X1 gives MDPKEMGTGGMRQRSSPKEARGKEEPQILNDGEHLDSITAHIQWKRQLEVMKAEVLGQVHNQLSDLLDTALEEAAHSFPQHLMVGPAKKQSREKGQPLQKKVFVRQVPLLDTLMEVEHFRTIYHVFVAILCICAINKIIVDSVNEGRLALDFQLLIFSFGQLPMTVFAWFCMFLYTLFVPYQALQIWSGSLKTARFPNLSTVTLVVLVVLCHTAVLGFFPVYVATHCNLGAASRCIVISEQVRFLMKTYSFLRESMPPLLHARVQDGKMRPPEFSAYLYFLFCPCLLYRESYPRDPYIRWSYVIQNLAKFLACIFYMNFILEYFTIPLFNNMHKQPFHINSLVLSILHTTVPGIVLLLLGFYLFMQCWSNCFAEMLRFADRGFYKDWWNSTSFSAYYRFWNVIVHDWLYCYIYQDFLWLIGGRARAGAICLAFLVSAATHEYVISLTLGFFYPVMFVLFITFGVFFNFVLNDNRRSPVWNIIMWASICLGQGIQVCLYSQEYYAQIHCPLKEKTFWGLVTPRSWSCHL, from the exons ATGGACCCAAAGGAAATGGGTACTGGAGGCATGAGGCAAAGAAGCTCTCCAAAGGAGGCCAGAGGAAAGGAGGAACCACAAATACTCAATG ATGGTGAACACCTGGACAGCATCACTGCCCATATCCAGTGGAAGAGACAGCTGGAG GTGATGAAGGCGGAGGTACTGGGACAGGTGCACAATCAGCTGAGTGACCTCCTGGACACggccttggaagaagcagctcaTTCCTTCCCCCAGCATTTGATGGTGGGCCCAGCAAAGAAGCAAAGCAG AGAAAAAGGTCAACCGCTGCAGAAGAAAGTCTTTGTCCGTCAAGTGCCATTGCTAGA CACACTGATGGAAGTGGAACATTTCCGTACTATCTACCACGTATTTGTGGCCATACTCTGCATCTGTGCTATCAACAAAATCATTGTGGATTCTGTCAATGAAGGACG CCTTGCCTTGGATTTCCAGCTCCTTATCTTCTCTTTTGGACAGCTGCCCATGACAGTCTTTGCCTGGTTCTGCATGTTCCTCTACACTTTATTTGTGCCCTACCAGGCCCTGCAAATATGGTCCGGCTCGCTGAAGACGGCCAGGTTCCCCAACCTCTCCACAGTCACcttggtggtgctggtggtgctcTGCCACACTGCAGTGCTCGGCTTCTTCCCTGTCTATGTTGCTACCCACTGTAATCTGGGAGCTGCCTCCCGCTGCATTGTCATCTCCGAGCAG GTCCGGTTCCTGATGAAAACCTACTCATTTCTGCGAGAATCCATGCCTCCTCTTCTCCATGCCAGGGTCCAAGATG GGAAGATGCGCCCGCCTGAATTCTCAGCCTACCTGTATTTTCTCTTCTGCCCTTGTCTGCTATACAGAGAGAGCTATCCAAG GGACCCATACATCCGCTGGAGTTACGTCATCCAAAATTTGGCTAAG TTCCTGGCGTGTATCTTTTATATGAATTTCATCCTAGAATATTTCACCATCCCTCTGTTCAACAACATGCATAAGCAGCCCTTCCACATCAATAGCCTGGTGCTCTCTATCCTCCACACAACAGTACCTG GGATAGTTCTTCTGCTCCTGGGCTTCTATTTATTCATGCAGTGCTGGTCAAACTGCTTTGCTGAGATGCTACGCTTTGCAGACCGTGGTTTCTACAAG GACTGGTGGAATTCCACATCATTCTCCGCATACTATCGGTTCTGGAATGTGATTGTGCATGATTGGCTGTACTGCTACATTTATCAAGATTTCCTGTGG CTGATTGGAGGGAGAGCCCGAGCTGGAGCTATTTGCCTTGCCTTCCTTGTCTCAGCGGCTACCCATGAATACGTGATAAGCTTGACCTTGGGCTTCTTCTATCCCGTCATGTTTGTGCTTTTTATCACCTTTGGAG tGTTCTTTAACTTTGTTCTCAATGATAACAGAAGAAGCCCTGTCTGGAACATCATCATGTGGGCATCCATCTGTTTGGGTCAAGGGATCCAAGTATGCTTATATAGCCAGGAGTATTATGCACAGATCCACTGTCCACTCAAGGAG aagaCCTTCTGGGGGCTGGTGACTCCACGTTCCTGGTCTTGCCACCTATAA
- the SOAT2 gene encoding sterol O-acyltransferase 2 isoform X2, protein MDPKEMGTGGMRQRSSPKEARGKEEPQILNDGEHLDSITAHIQWKRQLEVMKAEVLGQVHNQLSDLLDTALEEAAHSFPQHLMVGPAKKQSREKGQPLQKKVFVRQVPLLDTLMEVEHFRTIYHVFVAILCICAINKIIVDSVNEGRLALDFQLLIFSFGQLPMTVFAWFCMFLYTLFVPYQALQIWSGSLKTARFPNLSTVTLVVLVVLCHTAVLGFFPVYVATHCNLGAASRCIVISEQVRFLMKTYSFLRESMPPLLHARVQDGKMRPPEFSAYLYFLFCPCLLYRESYPRDPYIRWSYVIQNLAKFLACIFYMNFILEYFTIPLFNNMHKQPFHINSLVLSILHTTVPGIVLLLLGFYLFMQCWSNCFAEMLRFADRGFYKDWWNSTSFSAYYRFWNVIVHDWLYCYIYQDFLWCSLTLFSMITEEALSGTSSCGHPSVWVKGSKYAYIARSIMHRSTVHSRRRPSGGW, encoded by the exons ATGGACCCAAAGGAAATGGGTACTGGAGGCATGAGGCAAAGAAGCTCTCCAAAGGAGGCCAGAGGAAAGGAGGAACCACAAATACTCAATG ATGGTGAACACCTGGACAGCATCACTGCCCATATCCAGTGGAAGAGACAGCTGGAG GTGATGAAGGCGGAGGTACTGGGACAGGTGCACAATCAGCTGAGTGACCTCCTGGACACggccttggaagaagcagctcaTTCCTTCCCCCAGCATTTGATGGTGGGCCCAGCAAAGAAGCAAAGCAG AGAAAAAGGTCAACCGCTGCAGAAGAAAGTCTTTGTCCGTCAAGTGCCATTGCTAGA CACACTGATGGAAGTGGAACATTTCCGTACTATCTACCACGTATTTGTGGCCATACTCTGCATCTGTGCTATCAACAAAATCATTGTGGATTCTGTCAATGAAGGACG CCTTGCCTTGGATTTCCAGCTCCTTATCTTCTCTTTTGGACAGCTGCCCATGACAGTCTTTGCCTGGTTCTGCATGTTCCTCTACACTTTATTTGTGCCCTACCAGGCCCTGCAAATATGGTCCGGCTCGCTGAAGACGGCCAGGTTCCCCAACCTCTCCACAGTCACcttggtggtgctggtggtgctcTGCCACACTGCAGTGCTCGGCTTCTTCCCTGTCTATGTTGCTACCCACTGTAATCTGGGAGCTGCCTCCCGCTGCATTGTCATCTCCGAGCAG GTCCGGTTCCTGATGAAAACCTACTCATTTCTGCGAGAATCCATGCCTCCTCTTCTCCATGCCAGGGTCCAAGATG GGAAGATGCGCCCGCCTGAATTCTCAGCCTACCTGTATTTTCTCTTCTGCCCTTGTCTGCTATACAGAGAGAGCTATCCAAG GGACCCATACATCCGCTGGAGTTACGTCATCCAAAATTTGGCTAAG TTCCTGGCGTGTATCTTTTATATGAATTTCATCCTAGAATATTTCACCATCCCTCTGTTCAACAACATGCATAAGCAGCCCTTCCACATCAATAGCCTGGTGCTCTCTATCCTCCACACAACAGTACCTG GGATAGTTCTTCTGCTCCTGGGCTTCTATTTATTCATGCAGTGCTGGTCAAACTGCTTTGCTGAGATGCTACGCTTTGCAGACCGTGGTTTCTACAAG GACTGGTGGAATTCCACATCATTCTCCGCATACTATCGGTTCTGGAATGTGATTGTGCATGATTGGCTGTACTGCTACATTTATCAAGATTTCCTGTGG tGTTCTTTAACTTTGTTCTCAATGATAACAGAAGAAGCCCTGTCTGGAACATCATCATGTGGGCATCCATCTGTTTGGGTCAAGGGATCCAAGTATGCTTATATAGCCAGGAGTATTATGCACAGATCCACTGTCCACTCAAGGAG aagaCCTTCTGGGGGCTGGTGA
- the SOAT2 gene encoding sterol O-acyltransferase 2 isoform X3, whose product MDPKEMGTGGMRQRSSPKEARGKEEPQILNDGEHLDSITAHIQWKRQLEVMKAEVLGQVHNQLSDLLDTALEEAAHSFPQHLMVGPAKKQSREKGQPLQKKVFVRQVPLLDTLMEVEHFRTIYHVFVAILCICAINKIIVDSVNEGRLALDFQLLIFSFGQLPMTVFAWFCMFLYTLFVPYQALQIWSGSLKTARFPNLSTVTLVVLVVLCHTAVLGFFPVYVATHCNLGAASRCIVISEQVRFLMKTYSFLRESMPPLLHARVQDGKMRPPEFSAYLYFLFCPCLLYRESYPRDPYIRWSYVIQNLAKFLACIFYMNFILEYFTIPLFNNMHKQPFHINSLVLSILHTTVPGIVLLLLGFYLFMQCWSNCFAEMLRFADRGFYKGTHRVRTKTGRQRRSQNHPSTDTAPSQAPIRSWLEGEEAQSPPTKYKQGNLSTHKDSRLFLCTYSAQINPEILRSSK is encoded by the exons ATGGACCCAAAGGAAATGGGTACTGGAGGCATGAGGCAAAGAAGCTCTCCAAAGGAGGCCAGAGGAAAGGAGGAACCACAAATACTCAATG ATGGTGAACACCTGGACAGCATCACTGCCCATATCCAGTGGAAGAGACAGCTGGAG GTGATGAAGGCGGAGGTACTGGGACAGGTGCACAATCAGCTGAGTGACCTCCTGGACACggccttggaagaagcagctcaTTCCTTCCCCCAGCATTTGATGGTGGGCCCAGCAAAGAAGCAAAGCAG AGAAAAAGGTCAACCGCTGCAGAAGAAAGTCTTTGTCCGTCAAGTGCCATTGCTAGA CACACTGATGGAAGTGGAACATTTCCGTACTATCTACCACGTATTTGTGGCCATACTCTGCATCTGTGCTATCAACAAAATCATTGTGGATTCTGTCAATGAAGGACG CCTTGCCTTGGATTTCCAGCTCCTTATCTTCTCTTTTGGACAGCTGCCCATGACAGTCTTTGCCTGGTTCTGCATGTTCCTCTACACTTTATTTGTGCCCTACCAGGCCCTGCAAATATGGTCCGGCTCGCTGAAGACGGCCAGGTTCCCCAACCTCTCCACAGTCACcttggtggtgctggtggtgctcTGCCACACTGCAGTGCTCGGCTTCTTCCCTGTCTATGTTGCTACCCACTGTAATCTGGGAGCTGCCTCCCGCTGCATTGTCATCTCCGAGCAG GTCCGGTTCCTGATGAAAACCTACTCATTTCTGCGAGAATCCATGCCTCCTCTTCTCCATGCCAGGGTCCAAGATG GGAAGATGCGCCCGCCTGAATTCTCAGCCTACCTGTATTTTCTCTTCTGCCCTTGTCTGCTATACAGAGAGAGCTATCCAAG GGACCCATACATCCGCTGGAGTTACGTCATCCAAAATTTGGCTAAG TTCCTGGCGTGTATCTTTTATATGAATTTCATCCTAGAATATTTCACCATCCCTCTGTTCAACAACATGCATAAGCAGCCCTTCCACATCAATAGCCTGGTGCTCTCTATCCTCCACACAACAGTACCTG GGATAGTTCTTCTGCTCCTGGGCTTCTATTTATTCATGCAGTGCTGGTCAAACTGCTTTGCTGAGATGCTACGCTTTGCAGACCGTGGTTTCTACAAG gggacgcaccggGTCCGGacaaagacagggagacaaaggagatcccAGAATCACCCATCAACTGACACAGCGCcgtcccaagcacccatcaggTCCTGGCTCGAGGGCGAAGAAGCACAAAgtccgccaacaaagtataaacagggcaacctgtcaacgcataaggattcccgtctttttctttgcacgtACTCCGCTCAAATAAACCCAGAAATCCTTAGATCCTCTAAGTGA
- the LOC134490666 gene encoding uncharacterized protein LOC134490666 isoform X2 has product MDERDRLLGILQELTNEELRLFAFYLPRDIPGGRRDTTSRVDLAEVVLRYYPEEALDVTAKVLNKMRRRDLALELEGQLRGAGPRAQRTEEEIEVAAAGEQKGDAAAVAGLADGGPQRPKHHPSWLHKNS; this is encoded by the coding sequence ATGGACGAGAGAGACAGATTGCTCGGGATCCTCCAGGAGCTGACAAATGAAGAGCTCCGTTTGTTTGCTTTTTACCTGCCCCGCGACATCCCAGGCGGGAGACGCGACACTACCTCCCGGGTGGATCTAGCGGAGGTGGTCCTGCGATATTACCCCGAGGAAGCCTTAGATGTCACCGCCAAGGTGTTAAACAAAATGCGGAGGAGAGATCTCGCCTTGGAACTTGAGGGCCAACTGAGAGGAGCGGGTCCCCGGGCTCAGAGGACCGAAGAAGAGATCGAAGTGGCAGCCGCAGGTGAGCAGAAGGGCGACGCGGCTGCCGTGGCCGGGCTAGCAGACGGAGGTCCACAGAGGCCGAAG